In the Ochotona princeps isolate mOchPri1 chromosome 14, mOchPri1.hap1, whole genome shotgun sequence genome, ACCTGCCTGGCTCCTAGGCTCCGAAGATGCCTGTCCAGTTAGTGACATTTTAATGCTGGAATATTCATGTGTAAGTAGGGAAAGAGGAGAGCCTGAAAATTCTGAAATTATAGAAGGAAGTTTCTGACCTTTTGCTCTCTATGCATTCTCATCGCCTCAAGACTTGAGGAGACACATCGGAGACTTTgggaaagaaaatttagaaaatgtagAGGCAGTAAgatctgggtttgattcctagTTTTACCACCTATCAAAGTCAGTGTCTTTAAGCAAGTTACTTGACTTTgagcttcctttcctttcctgtaaAGTGGGATTCTAACACCCACGTTTCAGGGTTCTTACACAAGATTCTGAGCTTAATAACTGCCAGCTGTTGATCTTGACTCATTAGGCATGAGGCCTTCCTCTTCAGGTTACTGCTTTGAAAGGTTTCTGTTGCAAAATGCAACGAGTTGAAAGTCTAGTGCATGAGTTCAAAGTTTGCTCTGCCCTGGCTTGGCAGGTGTAGACGTGCTTGCCTTTTATTTGGGTTCTGAGTTTTAAATAATTTAGAATCTGCAAGCCTCCCCCAGGACAGTCACATGGAGCTGTGCCCTTCATCgtcactgctgcttcctcagaGTGGATTTCCTGAGCCTTACACTGACtcaactctgcttttctttccctGTAGGCCCTACAGGGCAGCACTGCAGTTCTTGTAGCAGGGATAGCACTTGCACCCTGTGCCCTTCCCTATTTCTCAGGGAGCCTGGGTGTGATCCAGAATCTGCTTCATGGAACTTGGGAGAGCCACCACCAGTGAGCAGACACTGGCTGGTGAGACACATTCCATTTTATACCCAGGCCCTGGGAAATGGATCCAGTGAGGGAGCCACTCCTGTATCTGCTCTGGCTTGGAAGATGGCAgccatttaaaattttcaaattttaatgcaTTGATAAGTATCCTTGTGGTATTGAGTTTTAATAGAACAAGATAATGccttgatttatatattttttaaagatttatttatttatttatttatcgcaaagtcagatatacagtgaggaggagagacagtgagaaagatctcccatctgatgattcactccccaagtgagcacaacggcctatgctatgctgatccgaagccaggagccaggaacttcttccaggtctcccacacgggtgtagagtcccaaggctttgggctgtcctcaactgctttcccaggccacaagcagggagctgggattgcaGCTTCCGGGATTacagccagtgtccatatgggatcccggtgcgttcaaggcgaggactttagccgctaggccacgccgccgagcccagtgCCTTGATTTAAATCACCTCTGTCACAGGGCTATAATGCTGTGTTTAAAGATGGCACCTGTTTAACCCAAAGGATTTGGCAGAACCAGAACAGTCAATTCTGCAGGGCCCCAGAACATGTCTCCTCACCAGTGAAAGGTCCCAAAGAGAATTTGGGGAACCCAAAGGACCCAGATGTGACTGTGTTTAATTATTTAACTGATATCTGCTGAGTTTCTGTTCATGTGAGAGGCGCCAGGGATACATCAGTGAACAGAACCAAGCATTTCTGGGCCTTAGGTTCCAGTAGGAAGTTTATAATGGCTAGCTTTTCCCAAACACTGCACAGAGGTGGGCTCACCTGTGCTTGTTGTCCTCAGACTCTGTGTAACGCCCCCTCAGTGAGTCAGCTCATTTTAGtgctttttttatttatattgctgACATGAAGAAGTTGGTGTTTGGAAAAGCAACTACTTTGGGTCACATAGGAAGTAAGCATGTGCAGAGCTGCATCCCTGTCTTAAGTCGGCTGGTCTTGTTGCTTTACCTCAAGTTAGGTTAGGTTCAGACCTCATTTCTTTGGCCATTGGAGTGCCATAGCAGATGGGGCTTTCTATTCAGATTCTTTTGTTCAGCACACATTAACTGAAAACCCTAGGTGAACTAGTGCATGTGACCATGCTGCTTTAAAAAACAGGAATGTCTGTCTGGTAACACTCTGGTGTCTGTCACAGTGACTGCTCCagggccagcacgatggctcaactggctaaggcTCTGCCTACAAGTAGTGGCATCCCGTacgggtactggttcgtgtcccatctgctctgcttcccatctagctccctgcttgtggcctgggaaagcagtggagaatggcccaaagccatgggaccctgcacccacttggaagacccgaaagggttcctggctgcagctttggatcagctgagcccTGGCcgttcgggaagtgaaccagtggatggaagatctttctctctcggtctctccttctctataaatctgcttttctaatataaataaataaatcttaaaaaaaaaaacaaacaaacaagaaccaCCACCAGTGACTGTCCTCCTGTTACACTGACTGACCACACAGGAACTGTTCTGCCCTGGGGAGATAATGGCTGTGTTCCTTCTCTCGCACCATCTTGTGTCCTAGGTTCGAATCGCTACAGAGGGGATCAATGGGACAGTTGGTGGAAGCAAACTGGCCACCAGAATGTATGTGGAAGTCATGCTTTCCTGCCCTTTATTTAAGGATTATTTGTGTGAAGATGATTTTAAGGTAagagaaattgaaaaacaaaaatctagatCCATGTGCTCCTGCCTTAGTCCTGGTTATTGAAGAAAACGTAGCAGTGCCAGATAAATACCCTTGCCCATCTGGTTTTGGGCACTGTGGTGCCTTCTGTAGACATTACTCTCCCTTCACACACACCAAGGGTGTTAGAGTTTATACAGTCTAGGACTCTGAAACTTGGACATATTTGCTCACTTGAGGGAGAACCTGGTTTATTAGGTCACTGTGATTTTAGTAAACCTGGATTTAAGAGATCAGCACCTGCCAGGATGGGAGATGTGAGGGCAGGAGGATAACACGACTGTTGCTCTTCTAGCCAGGTTGCATTGCAGTGACTTTGTGCTTCATTGCAGTAAGCGAGAAGGCCATAGGAAATGCCAAGCTGGTGTCTGCTGGTGCAAGGTTACTGTTTCAGATAAGAAAGGGCATCCTCTACAACACAAGCTGGGGGAAGTCACTGTCAGACTGGCTTGGCTGTGCTTCCTGTGCACAACTGAAGGCATACTAGAAACACCTTTGGACTTAACACTCCTGGCCATGGAACACACTGGCCCTACTCTGAATTCCCATTGAGGCTTCCTAGTTTTTCCTCAGTTTGAGTTTTCTTAAGATTTCACCTGTCAACATTATTACTGAACAAACCCTAGTTGTTTGTATTAGGCACTTGTATCATCCCTGAGATGAATCTGGAACGctgaattctgttgtgtttcTCATTGGTCAGACCAGCAAAGGAGGAGCTCACTGTTTCCCAGAGCTACGCGTTGGTGTATTTCAAGAGATTGTGCCCATGGGGATCAGCCCAAATAAGACCTCCTACAAACAGCCCGGTATGCTTGCTCTTCTTCATAAGAACAAAATTGCAAAGGCAAAGATAGACACTGTAATCAGCTAGTCACGATGACTTTTGTCTTCAAAATAGGCCTAAATTGATTCTTCTCTGTCATGCTATGGGAATTGAAGACTCACCGCTTAGAAAGCTCTGTGTTCATCTTGCTGATGATAACTTAGCAATATGTTTTCCCAAAGAAGCAGTTTAGAAAGAGTTTAATAATTACTGGTAAATAGTTTGTCAGCAGGATAGAGCACATAGGCATTTTGTACAGGAAGCAAATGCCTTTCAACACAAAAGCAGTTTGCAGTGCTCTAGAAAGTTCTCTCTGTTCCCATTGAAAGATATTTGTTTGGCaaagctttgttttttgttttttacgaTAAATGTGTTCAGACACTGAAAGATGTAGAGACAATGGTAATGACCTTCCATGTAATTCATGACTATTTTTTATCTCTATCTTATTCTGTACAGTTTTGAAAGGAATCCTAATGTCATATCATTTCATTCATACTTTGGTAGATatcattaaaagataattttttgaaGACTAAAATTGTATTAGAACATCTTAACAGTGTTATCATTACCAAACATCAAACTGAACAATACCCTTataatttttagtttgtttttactGAGATTCAAGTGAGAACCATTTGTTGTGTTTCATCAGTATGTCTTTTTtgcttccatctttttctttcccccCATTCAAGTTTATTTTTGAAGGAACTGGGCCATTTGGTCTGTAGTTTCCCATCACCCAGATAATGCTAGGTTTATAGTATCTAATCGGCATATTAATGAGAGCCATGTggtatatttttacatttttagtaGCTAcattatattaattttttcatcttttatttgaaagttaaagacagagaaatagacaTAAGGAGAAGAAATCTTCTGtctattcattcattccccagaAATGCCTGCAGTAGTCAGGACTAGATCAGActgccggagccaggagcccagaactcagctgGGTCTCCTACCAGGATTACAGGGCCTCAGATACCCAAGCCATCACCCCAGCCTTCCAGGATTTGCAATAGCAGGAAGTGCAACCAAAAGTGAAGGAACCAAGACTAGAGCCAGCACTCAAGTTTgtgatgtgagcatcccacacagcacGTAAAATGCAGTTCCAAACTCCCATCCTGGTagtcacattttttaaagtaggaAGTAGgtgaaattaatttaaataactTACATGCTTCATGCAGTGCATCCAAATGTTGTCAACATAGAATCAAGAGGAACAGTTGTCAGTGAAATGGTTCCCTTTTCTTTGTACTGATTTCTTCCTGTGTGGAATAAGTGCCACCTTTTTTATAGAACAGCTTTGATGACATTTCAGGGGCTCCTCAGCCATGTGGGGCTGGTGACTACCATCTTAGACAGCTGTGGACTGGGTCAGGTAGTGTTgcagtcccttttttttttcccttttttatttccCAAGGCTACTTGACAAGGTAGTATTGTCTTTCTTTCATCAGGAAGCACAAAGGACTGGTTGACTCAACAATGTAAATATTTAGAAGACTGAGAGTTAAGCTCAAGAGAAATGGAAGTTCAGATACAAACATCTAGGTAGAGTCTCAGGCCAGAGGAGATAAGGCCCAGAAGGGCTGCTTTCTGCTAGTGTCACCACCTCTGCTGGAGACAGAGTGACTACAGACAACCTTCCTTGCATGCCACTGGAGTTTAGGGACAGAGCAGGTTCCTGGCAGTGCTACGCTGCGTTCTCTGAGCCAGGTCGTATAAAGGGGCCTCTTTTAAACACGTCCTTCTGGAATGTGTCCCTGTCAGCCTTGTCCTGaccaggaacagcagcaggaatACCAGCAGGGGTTTGGTTCCCTGCAGGTGGAAATCTTGATGGATTTCCCTGCTtctcaacacattttttttactcccccccacccccttatACCCTACTGTTTTTGTGTCCATGTAATTATGCGACAATAACTAATTTAGTCTCTGGCCTCATTGTGGTCTCGCTACAACCCTAGATTGGGCAGGTACAAATCCAGATTCCTAGGCCATTCTCTGGGGCTTCTAGTCTGTCTTGGCAATGGGGCAGTTAGGGGGGGTTGTGGGGTCCATTTTGAGTGGAAGGGGGCCAGGATTATGTGGCAGAGCTCTGGAATGGTGGGTGACTGATCACCAGAGCCTACACCTGTGACATCAGGTGCACTGGAAGTGCCTCCCGGTTCCTGAGGTGCCTGGACCCCCAAAGATAATGGATTATCTCTGCCCTGGAGAGCTAGAACACACGGCTGCACCAGACTTGGGGGCTGTCCTTTAGTCCCCTGGGTGTTAATGCCAGAGTTCTTAGCTTAGAATTTGAGCTTCACCTTGGTGTAGGTTTACATGCCCCACACTCTCCCATGACTGCTCACAATGAAACAGTGACTGTACAGTGAGACAAGCAAACCCATATGGCAGTTTGGACCACAATTGCCTGGTTTTTATCAGCAGTTATGAGGGTATATAATTATTTGACTAGTTATTTCTAAACTACCAGGCCTCTCCCAGGGATTATTAAGTTATTTCATCATCTTCAAATaacattatttcaaaaaaaattatgagaATACTTACAATTATTATAATAAAAGAGGttaggggctggtgcagtagcataaCAACCTAAGCCTctttctgcagtgccagcatcccacttagGCACCAATTTgtatgctggctgctctacttctgatccagctctcagcttgtggtctgggaaaatagcaaGGGTTTCCCCAGTTTTCTGGGCctctacccacatggaaaacccagaaaaagctcctggctttcggcttcagattggctcaacttcggccattgtggccatttaggaagtgaacccagtggatggaagctgtctctctcttctctctctgtagctctgtctttccaatttaaaaaaaaaaaattaaatcctctccattacaaaaaaaaaggtttgagTAGAAAGAAATGACATCTAAGTTAGACTAGGCCAATTGTTTAGAACTTTTGCTGTAAGATAATTTTTACTTTGCTTTTAGGAATCCATTTATCTCCAAAAGAATTTCATAAAGAAGTACAAACGTTTTTATCTCAGGCAAATCAAGGACAAAGTGATACCATTCTACTAGATTGCAGAAACTTCTATGAAAGCAAAATAGTAAGTAAGAACCAGAATTGAAATGGTAGGTGGCGCTGTTGTGTGCCCACCTGCAGCCATAGGGTTCTATCAGCACTGGCAGCTTCAGAGAAGACCCAAGCTGTTTAACTCAGGCTCTGGTGAAAACAATCTCAGACACAGCTTGGCTCTTGACGTTCTTTTTAACCCCTGGGAGCCTACCCTTACCACGTGTTGTGTACCGTGAGGGCTGGCTCTGGTCACCTCCCCACCTCCTGGGGGCTCCTGGGAATGTGAGCCCCAGCCTGCAGCCTTGGTTTTCACTTACAGATCTTGAGGTTGAAAGGTCAGTATGGGATAGGACCAGCAGGTACCAGGGCTGCTGTGCCACACAGGGGCTGTCTGGCCCAGAGTCTTTGCCCCCACCAGGCAAGAATGCTGatggttttctttttgctgttccTCTTGTAGGGACGGTTCCAGGGCTGTTTAGCCCCAGACATCAGGAAATTCAGCTATTTCCCAGACTATGTCGACAAAAACCTAGACCTTTTCAGGGAGAAGAAGGTGCTGATGTACTGCACTGGGGGCATCCGTTGTGAACGGGGTTCAGCTTACCTCAGAGCTAAGGTGAGCCAACGCCCTGTGGACACCATGGCCATGGAAGTGAGAACATTCTACCAACAGCCAGAGGATTGGCATTCccccttctccccatccctcctacGCTTCCAGAAGATTTGAACAGAATCTGAGCTGCTTAAATCTCAAAGAGTATGAAAAGCACTTAGCAGTCGTTGAAACTCATCAAGTCCAAAAGGGAAAGATTAGTGGCCATCGCCCTTCTCCTAATCCCTCTGCTTGATCCTGAGAAGAGCAAATTCAGAAACATTACATGTCCCAACAGGTGCCATCCTATATTTAGGGGGCAGGAAAATAGTTGAGCTTCCTGGACCTACAGAGTGAAGGCCCACACGGCTGTCATCAACCATCCCCCACTGGGTCCAGTCTGGCCAGCTGCTTCCTGGACCCTTTGGTCAGCAATTCCTCAGCATGCTGCAGGGGGAGCTAGGAGCCCCCAGCTGACAGCAGCGTTTTCTGCTTGCCCCTCCCCCAGTGGGGCTTCTTACAGGTGTCTGCAGCTTTAACTCTCCTATTCTTTTTCCACACTAGGGAGTGTGCAAGGAGGTGTTCCAGCTCAAGGGTGGCATCCACAAGTatctggaagagtttcctgaGGGTTTCTACAAAGGgaagttgtttgtttttgatgaaCGTTATGCCCTGTGCTACAACAGTGACGTCGTGTCAGGTGGGTCTGTGTGGGTCCAGAGCTCAGACTGACATCCAACACATCGTCAGCTTACCATTCTAGAGGAACGCTGTGGGGAAGGTAGGCTAGTGCTAAGGGCTAAACTGAACAGGGAAAAGAGCTTTTGTTCCTGTTCCTCTGTTCCAAGCAAGAGGGATGTAGCAGTGAGGCAAGCAGAACCTTGAAGCAAGGCTCTGGGACCTGGCCTCAGCGTCTGCTAGCTGGACAAGCTCTGAAAATGTGTACAGTCTCTGTCTGGAAGTAGCTGTACTACTAGGCTCACTCTGGGTCTTAAATCTGGAATTGGGGTGTAGAATTCACAAGTACTGTGAATCCTTATTTCCTGTAACTCCCCACGAAAGTGAAGCATTTCTGTTTGTTGTGTACGAAGGCCTAGCCAATTGTATCCCATGTCCCTGTGACTTTGTCGCCAGTGGAATTCACAGTACTTTCATGGCATTGCTGTTGGCTGCGGTTGTCAGAGTAGCACATGTACTCACCACTGCTTCAAAGTGGAGACAGATCAGGCCCACCATTGAGTCTTGGTACTTACCATGTTAATACAGAGCAGGTACCTTACtcaatcagatttttaaaaattgatagtaTGTTTCTGTTCACTGGTTTCTTTTGTAATCCTATGACATTTTTCATGCATATAAAAACATGTCTTTGTTAGACTGCTGTGTAAGGTCATGGTGCAGTCAACCATGGCTCCTGCTGTAGgtactggtgaacacatggtgtTTACCTGTGAATAATGTAGGGCCATGGCACAAAAACCTGTGTTTTGGCTTCAGTGTGAAGCACATATAGAAAGAGTGGATTTGGGCTACTTTCCAGGGAAACCACTGTCAGCATTTGTTGGACGCCTGCCCATGAGCATGCAGGAGAGAACAAGCCCCAGGATGTGTGATTGAAGCAAGGTGAAGCAACTTGGGAAGACTTAGGTTATCAGAGATGACAGGACATGAGCAGGAAAAAGCAGGCTCAGAAGGAGGATACTGTGGCGGTTAGAAATCAGGTAGCTGAACATCCTAGCAGGGGCGACTTGGACATAAGCTGAAGGTATGTTAGGGTCAACTGGGTTCAGGTAGGTTGTCCTTGTAGAAAAAGGGCATGATCTAAGGAAAAAAAGACCATTTAGCAAAGGGCAGCCTGGAATAGCTACCAAGAGAGGAACATTGCTAGTTGGTTTCTAGGTGGAAAAACAAGAATGGGCACGGAATACTGGAATCAGAAAGTTGATTCCCCAGAGCAAAAGATGCCGGGGGATAGGGTTGTTTTTATTAGGGGACAGACTTACATAAAGACTTTGCCAAAGCCCAACAGCAGTTGTTTTGTGGTGGTGGGCTTAGAAGCACATACAGAAATTGAAGCGGTGCCTGCCTGTGGAGGAGGTGAGAGAGTATGTATTTGTTTCTAACAAGGCTCTTCTCCCCTCCCAGAATGTTCATACTGTCGAGCCCCGTGGGACCAGTATAAACTCTGCTCCACCCCACAGTGTCGCCAGCTTGTCTTGACCTGCCCTGCCTGTCAAGGACAAGGATTCACAGCCTGCTGTGTCACGTGTCAAGACAAAGGGGACAGGAAGGCTCCAGACTGTGCCCAGCACAACTTTAAGGAGGAATGTGAGTGCACAGCCCAGCGGCCACGCATACCAAGGGAGGTCATGGCATGCATGTCTCCTGGTGGGCCATGCTCATAAGAACGGCCCCCTGGGCCCTTTCCCAGGCCTTCACAAAGTGGGGTTGGAGCAGCTCACCACACATAGGGGAACGTCAGGCTACAGAAGCAGACAAGTCAGCAACTTCATTGCAGGCTTACTGGTTACCTTATTGACTACCCACACTTcagagggtggagggagggagttgGGTGCTGAGTGCTTATTTATCTGGATTCATACCATGCTAGAGCACAGAGAAAGGTGAGCCATATGAGAatcgtggagctgctggggtggcAGAATGAGGAAGCTGTGGCTTTAGGACTGATTCCTAAACCAGGTCACTCGGGTCGCCTGCTGTCTACCCTGCCCACACCCCCAGCCTTCTTTTCTCTACCAGCCTTAGAAAATTTGCAAACTGGCATTTGGCCATTTGGCCCATCtcctatttttataaataaagtttgtTGTAACAGCCTCACCCACACCTTTACATCAGATCTGTGGTCAAACCAAGCAGTTATGCCAAGAGACTATGTGCCTCACCGAGTCAAGCATGCATACTGTCTGGCCCTTTAAAGTAGGTTTGCCAAGGCCAAGTCTGGACACCTGGCTTGATGACACTGGCATGTGGCAGTTTTTAAATCCCCACCAGGGACAGGAGACGCTAGGTCACTCAGTGCTGCCGTGATGACTGACCAGCCTGCCAGGCACACGTGCCTGCCACTCAGGTCCCAAGAACCACATCCGCAGCCATCCATAGACCAACAGATTTAATGTTATGTTGCAATTTCCAGTGATGCAGAATACAGCTGCAGTTGTGTTCAGGGAGAAGCCGAATGGCACTGGCCGTCCCTGCAGCCTGATGCCATCCTGGGCCCATTTGCAGCCTCAGTAGATGCTCTTCCGTGGTGGCGGAGCCCTGCCTCCACCTCCAGTTACCCTGTACCATCCGTGTCCTCGGAGTTCAGTGTGGGAGACTTTTCCCTTTGCACTTGAGAAGTCTCTTagctctgtgctcatctgctctctGGCCTTGTTCTTGGTGAGATTTGCTGAATCACTAAATGAAAGTAACTCCCCAAAGCAACAACAGAATCACATTAACTGGCACTGTGGTATCAAAAGGCACAAGGGAACTGTGGCTTAACCCCTTCTTGCTGGATCCCAGGAGATGCACATGATGTGAAAAGGGGGATCTCAGGTGATTTGGCCAGTGATTCCTGATTGTTTATTATCTGGATGTTCATCACCATCATCCTTCAGAGGTCTGAGTTGCTTGCATGAGCCCAGTGGTCATGTGACTAATAAGGGGTGAGCCAGTCAGTCTGGTCTTGACTGTGCTAGATATTGTAGCCCTGATGTGCTGTAAAGTGTCCCTCTGCAGTATTGCCTCCATTAGGTGGCTCGCCAACAATGCAGCACACCAGGTGTTCTTGAGTCCTTGGCGGCAGGCTTTCACACTAGGGGATGGATGACATGCAGTGGGAAAACATTTCGCCTCCAGTGTTGAATTGAAAACCATCCCAGATGTTTGTAAAGAACACCCCTGGTTGGGTTCATTGCCTGGGGTTAGTCAGACACAGATGTACTGTTGGCCCTTTCTATCATTTCTTCACACCCAGCAAAAGGAATCTCATGCCCTCCGGTCGGTTCCTGGCAGATGTTTGTGGCCTTGGGCTTCCTGTCTAAAAGGGAGAATTGTGTTCTTGCTTCACTATCAGTTTGGCAACTTTAACCCTGAGATTGTTAAAATTTAAAAGGGAGTTAATAAAGAATGCTTAACTATTCAGTTTGCTAGGATCAGATTTGTAATAAAGAGTTTGTCGTGGTACTTGTAAGCCAGGTAGAATTCACATATCCCAGAGGGCGACTGAAGCATGCCACACAGCAGGGCCACCAACACTGAGCTACTGGGGTTGTCATTGACACCGTCATGCCTGACACCTAAGATCTATGCCGGTTTGAGagcttcttcatttttaaataactagACTGAACTTC is a window encoding:
- the TSTD2 gene encoding thiosulfate sulfurtransferase/rhodanese-like domain-containing protein 2 isoform X1, translated to MDSTTRLTFDQMPSSASPDQGEDLEACVLRFSDLDLKETSLSSPNSNLKAELDGSTKKKYPFAKKKAFALFVKTKEISTPFEGKEKWWKCCQQLFTDRSSIHRHVATQHADEVYQELVSVLRQLAVTLSASNSLISAGQKNPEQEYLAHSHDVSAWLPDTSCVSTDELISGHGSDEGEVLLYYCYCDLEDPHWVCAWQTALCRQLHLTGKVRIATEGINGTVGGSKLATRMYVEVMLSCPLFKDYLCEDDFKTSKGGAHCFPELRVGVFQEIVPMGISPNKTSYKQPGIHLSPKEFHKEVQTFLSQANQGQSDTILLDCRNFYESKIGRFQGCLAPDIRKFSYFPDYVDKNLDLFREKKVLMYCTGGIRCERGSAYLRAKGVCKEVFQLKGGIHKYLEEFPEGFYKGKLFVFDERYALCYNSDVVSECSYCRAPWDQYKLCSTPQCRQLVLTCPACQGQGFTACCVTCQDKGDRKAPDCAQHNFKEECECTAQRPRIPREVMACMSPGGPCS
- the TSTD2 gene encoding thiosulfate sulfurtransferase/rhodanese-like domain-containing protein 2 isoform X2 gives rise to the protein MPSSASPDQGEDLEACVLRFSDLDLKETSLSSPNSNLKAELDGSTKKKYPFAKKKAFALFVKTKEISTPFEGKEKWWKCCQQLFTDRSSIHRHVATQHADEVYQELVSVLRQLAVTLSASNSLISAGQKNPEQEYLAHSHDVSAWLPDTSCVSTDELISGHGSDEGEVLLYYCYCDLEDPHWVCAWQTALCRQLHLTGKVRIATEGINGTVGGSKLATRMYVEVMLSCPLFKDYLCEDDFKTSKGGAHCFPELRVGVFQEIVPMGISPNKTSYKQPGIHLSPKEFHKEVQTFLSQANQGQSDTILLDCRNFYESKIGRFQGCLAPDIRKFSYFPDYVDKNLDLFREKKVLMYCTGGIRCERGSAYLRAKGVCKEVFQLKGGIHKYLEEFPEGFYKGKLFVFDERYALCYNSDVVSECSYCRAPWDQYKLCSTPQCRQLVLTCPACQGQGFTACCVTCQDKGDRKAPDCAQHNFKEECECTAQRPRIPREVMACMSPGGPCS